One part of the Microbulbifer sp. THAF38 genome encodes these proteins:
- a CDS encoding DUF2157 domain-containing protein — MRLIRLLKYDLAREAGDWVDDGVISEAQAELICARYEVDYHRARQRSMGYNVLVGLGYLFIALALITLIGANWEEIPRALRMGGLVTLTVATQCVALRIYFTGDPRRGEGLFLLGNFFFGASIILIAQIYHLGEYMPDGVFWWALGCLPFALIARSPWLAIQTQVLALLWFFLQVSMGYYPALFPLFIAASLYVLLRGRASTVLMLLLLVSIGFWVEYTLSEFWRSQQPWVGLKLYPENLAVAVALFILLYVFSHWLALRGASVAKDYATVISVWCLRFALVSLLVFSFAFPWEELIEAQWEHRLSMWLVVAAMAAATLVLALPTRRLLSSGLLLVFFVGALIGVSTRGNPDLAVYLQVATNFVLISCGIWLIYRGIHDGISHYFFLGVMSILITALLRYIDLIGDYLGAALIFILFAGLLLGAAKYWKHHQGGEEMP; from the coding sequence ATGCGATTGATAAGGTTGTTGAAGTATGACCTGGCGCGGGAAGCCGGGGACTGGGTGGATGATGGGGTGATCAGCGAGGCGCAGGCTGAGTTAATCTGCGCCCGCTATGAGGTGGACTACCATCGGGCCCGGCAGCGCTCAATGGGTTACAACGTGTTGGTGGGGCTCGGTTACCTGTTTATCGCATTGGCGCTGATTACCCTGATTGGGGCCAACTGGGAGGAAATTCCACGCGCTTTGCGTATGGGAGGGCTGGTAACGCTTACTGTAGCCACCCAATGCGTTGCCCTGCGGATCTATTTCACTGGCGATCCCCGCCGGGGCGAGGGGCTTTTCCTGCTGGGGAACTTCTTCTTTGGTGCCTCAATTATCCTGATCGCGCAGATATACCATTTGGGCGAATATATGCCCGATGGCGTCTTCTGGTGGGCATTGGGTTGCCTGCCGTTTGCCCTGATTGCTCGCAGCCCCTGGCTGGCAATCCAGACACAGGTTTTAGCGCTGCTGTGGTTCTTTTTGCAGGTCAGCATGGGCTACTACCCGGCGCTCTTCCCGCTCTTTATTGCGGCATCTCTCTATGTGCTTCTGCGCGGGCGTGCGAGTACGGTTCTTATGCTGTTGCTCTTGGTGAGTATCGGCTTCTGGGTTGAATACACTCTGTCGGAATTTTGGCGGAGCCAGCAGCCGTGGGTTGGGTTGAAGCTCTATCCCGAGAATCTGGCGGTAGCGGTTGCCCTGTTTATCCTGCTGTATGTTTTCAGCCACTGGCTGGCCTTGAGGGGGGCATCGGTGGCCAAGGATTACGCAACGGTGATTTCCGTGTGGTGCCTGCGTTTTGCTCTGGTCAGCCTGCTGGTATTCAGCTTTGCATTTCCCTGGGAGGAGCTGATTGAGGCCCAGTGGGAGCACCGGCTGAGTATGTGGTTGGTGGTAGCCGCGATGGCTGCCGCTACGCTGGTATTAGCACTGCCGACCAGGCGCCTGTTATCGAGCGGCCTCCTCTTGGTATTTTTTGTCGGTGCACTGATTGGCGTCAGTACCAGAGGTAACCCGGATTTGGCAGTGTATCTGCAGGTGGCGACTAATTTCGTCCTTATCAGCTGTGGTATTTGGTTGATCTACCGGGGTATTCACGATGGTATTTCCCATTATTTCTTTCTTGGTGTGATGTCGATATTGATCACCGCACTGCTGCGCTATATCGACTTGATCGGCGATTACCTGGGGGCGGCGTTAATCTTTATTCTATTTGCGGGCCTGCTGTTGGGGGCCGCCAAGTACTGGAAGCACCACCAGGGCGGGGAGGAAATGCCATGA
- a CDS encoding GDYXXLXY domain-containing protein, translating into MKKGLTYALGVAIATQFFILVGMYVKAQMPLWTGELVRVKAIPVDPRSLFRGNYARLNYDFSRVAKSALAGDRRVREGEVVYVSLKKDPSGLYAFSGASLEKPSEGVFLKGRVVGRNAWRAKHFYRVKYGIEAYFAPKAKALQLERELRDGGIAELMVAPSGQVTLKNVIGDD; encoded by the coding sequence ATGAAGAAGGGATTGACCTACGCCTTAGGGGTGGCGATTGCTACGCAATTTTTCATTCTTGTGGGGATGTATGTAAAAGCGCAGATGCCGCTTTGGACGGGAGAGCTGGTGCGGGTCAAAGCGATTCCGGTAGATCCCCGCTCTCTATTTCGCGGTAACTATGCGCGGCTGAATTACGATTTTTCCCGCGTTGCCAAGTCGGCCCTGGCCGGAGACCGGCGAGTGCGAGAGGGAGAGGTGGTATATGTGTCCCTGAAAAAAGATCCTTCAGGGCTCTATGCGTTTTCTGGAGCGAGCCTGGAGAAACCTTCCGAAGGAGTATTTCTAAAAGGGCGGGTTGTGGGTCGTAACGCTTGGCGTGCAAAGCATTTTTATCGTGTTAAGTACGGCATTGAGGCTTACTTTGCGCCCAAGGCAAAGGCTTTGCAGCTGGAGCGGGAATTACGCGATGGTGGGATTGCCGAGCTTATGGTGGCGCCCAGCGGGCAAGTGACCCTTAAGAATGTGATCGGGGATGATTGA
- a CDS encoding CPBP family intramembrane glutamic endopeptidase: MSQGKGHRIDIFSTMMWVQGGCLLLAAIGFGFSEVALPAFESAILSSVAWGILGALLSFVAVVVLTRSHNRVGRALRWHCGRLAPIFSKMPLVQLVILSIAAGVCEELLFRGFLQTWLSQLSSPLLGLFVASLIFALLHWASLIYVLLIFVFGLILGYAYQVSGSLLGVIVWHAVYDFFALAALAYYPKVLGADRWLSE; this comes from the coding sequence ATGTCACAGGGGAAAGGACATCGGATCGATATTTTCTCTACCATGATGTGGGTGCAGGGGGGGTGCCTGCTGTTGGCAGCAATCGGTTTTGGGTTTTCCGAGGTAGCGCTTCCCGCATTCGAGAGTGCCATTTTGAGTTCAGTGGCCTGGGGGATTCTGGGGGCATTACTCAGCTTTGTAGCAGTAGTGGTGTTGACTCGTTCCCATAATCGGGTGGGCCGCGCCCTGCGTTGGCACTGTGGCCGGCTGGCGCCAATTTTCAGCAAAATGCCTCTAGTTCAATTAGTGATACTGTCTATTGCTGCGGGCGTGTGTGAGGAGCTGTTATTTCGTGGCTTTCTGCAAACCTGGTTATCACAGCTGAGTTCACCGCTCTTGGGATTATTCGTTGCCTCCCTCATTTTTGCACTTCTACATTGGGCTTCGCTGATCTATGTACTGTTGATTTTTGTCTTTGGTCTGATCCTCGGCTATGCCTACCAGGTTAGTGGGAGCCTGTTGGGGGTGATAGTCTGGCACGCCGTTTACGATTTTTTTGCCTTGGCCGCTCTCGCCTACTACCCCAAGGTGCTGGGTGCCGATCGATGGTTGAGCGAATAA
- a CDS encoding exopolysaccharide biosynthesis protein: MPVCKALAIGPCAIKHRQALSLAVMPQEFTGLCQLLEQIETSCKHAERVSLELVIDTIGLRSYAPFLLVVGLILFSPLSGVPGISTAMAALLLLVAIQLLLGRRHVWLPKWLLKRSISKKKLIRALHWLRRPAEFADRWMQPRLDFLVRRGGTYAIATTCSLIALTMPLMELVPFSATTAGFALTIFGLALVAHDGLLALIAFTITALLTLLLAHTLL, encoded by the coding sequence ATGCCAGTATGTAAAGCCCTCGCCATTGGGCCCTGCGCAATCAAACACCGCCAGGCATTGAGCCTCGCTGTTATGCCCCAGGAGTTTACCGGTCTGTGCCAACTGCTCGAGCAAATCGAAACCAGCTGCAAACATGCTGAGCGGGTCTCTCTGGAACTTGTGATAGATACCATCGGGCTCAGGTCTTATGCGCCCTTCCTGCTGGTGGTGGGTCTGATTTTGTTCTCCCCTTTGAGTGGCGTGCCCGGTATTTCTACCGCCATGGCAGCGCTGCTACTACTAGTAGCCATTCAACTCCTATTGGGACGGAGACATGTATGGCTGCCCAAGTGGCTACTCAAGCGCTCTATATCTAAAAAGAAACTTATAAGAGCGTTGCATTGGTTGCGACGGCCGGCAGAATTTGCTGACCGCTGGATGCAGCCGCGCCTGGACTTTCTGGTGAGGCGCGGTGGCACCTATGCCATCGCCACCACCTGTTCGCTGATCGCTTTGACGATGCCGCTGATGGAACTGGTGCCCTTTTCCGCTACTACCGCAGGTTTTGCCCTTACCATTTTTGGACTGGCCCTGGTGGCCCACGACGGCCTACTGGCACTGATTGCCTTTACCATAACCGCTCTACTCACCCTACTACTCGCCCACACCCTGCTATAG
- a CDS encoding NAD-dependent epimerase/dehydratase family protein produces the protein MKAIIIGATGLIGNHLVEQLAKEAFIDEIVTLTRRNTPSPHPKVRNEVVDFDRLEEYAELFRGDLLFSCLGTTKKQAGSLEQQHKVDVDYQLHAAQLAADNGVSHYLLVSSSGANAKSSNAYLRMKGELEQKVLLLPFAQISIFRPSLLMGDRSDSRPAEKIGAMLLPWICLLPGLRRYRPIKGAQVAAKMVSESQRQGKGLETFTLDELFSN, from the coding sequence ATGAAAGCCATTATTATCGGAGCAACAGGACTGATCGGGAATCACCTGGTTGAGCAATTAGCAAAAGAAGCTTTCATTGATGAAATAGTAACCCTGACCCGCCGAAACACCCCCTCCCCCCACCCCAAGGTACGCAATGAAGTAGTGGATTTTGATCGCCTTGAGGAATATGCAGAATTATTTCGGGGCGACTTGCTCTTTTCCTGCCTAGGTACTACCAAGAAACAGGCTGGTAGCCTGGAGCAACAACATAAAGTGGATGTGGATTACCAGCTCCACGCGGCACAACTGGCAGCGGATAACGGGGTATCACATTATCTGTTGGTATCCTCCAGTGGCGCTAATGCCAAGAGCAGCAATGCCTATTTGCGAATGAAAGGAGAATTGGAGCAGAAAGTTTTGCTACTGCCCTTTGCCCAAATCAGCATCTTCCGCCCTTCCCTACTCATGGGAGATCGTAGTGACTCCCGCCCAGCTGAGAAAATTGGCGCCATGCTACTTCCCTGGATCTGCCTGCTACCCGGATTACGTCGCTACCGTCCAATAAAAGGCGCTCAAGTGGCGGCAAAGATGGTGAGCGAGAGCCAAAGGCAGGGTAAGGGCCTGGAAACCTTCACTTTGGATGAATTGTTTTCCAACTAG
- a CDS encoding DUF4174 domain-containing protein encodes MRILFFLLFILHPLQLSAEEAAINNLKNFQWKYRVLLLANPKDVPETVQSLLKLEPQFAERQLLWFLFSDEKIETNYPGEISRDFGKNVRDQYFRSNTEQVILIGKDGGVKYRTVTFSPVEIFHRIDRMPMRQQEMQGTYLPSQDRINNCIEPAGTLNFFSRIAEKFCIEQPK; translated from the coding sequence ATGCGCATACTGTTTTTTTTGCTATTTATTCTCCATCCTTTACAGCTTTCCGCAGAGGAGGCGGCTATAAACAACCTTAAAAATTTCCAATGGAAGTATCGTGTTTTACTCCTGGCCAACCCTAAAGACGTGCCAGAGACTGTGCAGTCTCTGCTCAAGCTGGAACCACAATTCGCTGAAAGGCAACTACTATGGTTTTTGTTTTCCGATGAGAAGATAGAAACTAATTACCCAGGTGAAATTTCCAGGGATTTCGGTAAAAATGTTCGCGATCAATACTTCAGAAGCAATACTGAACAGGTTATTTTGATTGGCAAGGATGGTGGAGTGAAATATCGCACTGTCACCTTCTCACCCGTGGAAATTTTTCATCGCATAGATCGGATGCCGATGCGGCAACAAGAGATGCAAGGAACCTATTTACCCAGCCAAGATCGAATTAATAACTGCATTGAACCCGCCGGGACACTGAATTTTTTTTCTAGAATTGCCGAGAAGTTTTGCATTGAGCAACCTAAATAG